A DNA window from Bradyrhizobium barranii subsp. barranii contains the following coding sequences:
- a CDS encoding DUF2865 domain-containing protein produces MADMPEFLSLSRARSILACTVLLSTVVLANGAFAQAGPPGPPPQPSQNGLGPNPMCVRLEGQLAGLDRGGGGGDPAREDQIRRYQDSQAKQQAELDRVTMQAKRMGCDSSGFFSLFNGQSAQCGPVNTQIQQMRANLDQITGNLERLRGGGPGGFSPERDNQRRSVLAALAQNNCGPQYANAAQSQGGGNFLNNLFGGGGNNPNNPQGMPPSDLGPQSGTYRTVCVRTCDGAYFPVSFATVPARFPDDEKTCKALCPAAEAVLYTHRNPGEDMNSAVSTSGQPYTALPTAFKFRSEFNPSCSCKAAGQTWADALKSADDKAAAEQQGDIIVTEESAKKMQQQRLNKGTPATAKKGAAPAPTTASAPAAAAPAETSTATNSSENKPIRSVGPTFLPQQQK; encoded by the coding sequence ATGGCGGATATGCCTGAATTTTTGTCTCTCTCCCGTGCTCGCTCCATCCTTGCCTGCACCGTGCTTCTGAGCACGGTCGTGCTCGCCAACGGTGCTTTCGCGCAAGCCGGCCCGCCCGGCCCGCCGCCTCAGCCCAGCCAGAACGGGCTCGGACCGAATCCGATGTGCGTGCGGCTGGAAGGCCAGCTCGCCGGGCTCGATCGTGGCGGCGGCGGTGGCGACCCCGCGCGCGAAGACCAGATCCGCCGCTACCAGGATTCCCAGGCCAAGCAGCAGGCCGAGCTCGACCGCGTCACCATGCAGGCCAAGCGCATGGGCTGCGATTCCTCCGGCTTCTTCTCGCTGTTCAACGGCCAGTCGGCGCAATGCGGTCCGGTCAACACCCAGATCCAGCAGATGCGCGCCAATCTGGACCAGATCACCGGCAATCTCGAACGCCTGCGCGGCGGCGGCCCCGGCGGCTTCAGCCCGGAGCGCGACAACCAGCGCCGCTCGGTGCTGGCGGCGCTGGCGCAGAACAATTGCGGCCCGCAATATGCCAACGCCGCGCAATCGCAAGGCGGCGGCAACTTCCTGAACAATCTGTTCGGCGGCGGCGGCAACAACCCCAACAATCCGCAAGGCATGCCGCCCTCCGATCTCGGACCGCAATCCGGCACCTACCGCACCGTGTGCGTGCGCACCTGCGATGGCGCCTATTTCCCGGTCTCCTTTGCCACCGTGCCGGCGCGCTTCCCCGACGACGAGAAGACCTGCAAGGCGCTGTGCCCGGCCGCGGAAGCCGTGCTCTACACCCATCGCAATCCCGGCGAGGACATGAACTCCGCGGTCTCCACCAGCGGCCAGCCCTACACGGCGCTGCCGACCGCGTTCAAATTCCGCAGCGAGTTCAACCCGTCCTGCTCCTGCAAGGCCGCAGGCCAGACCTGGGCCGACGCGCTGAAATCCGCCGACGACAAGGCGGCGGCCGAGCAGCAGGGTGACATCATCGTCACCGAGGAGAGCGCCAAGAAGATGCAGCAGCAGCGGCTCAACAAGGGCACGCCTGCGACTGCCAAGAAGGGCGCGGCTCCCGCGCCGACGACGGCCAGCGCGCCGGCTGCGGCAGCGCCTGCGGAGACCAGCACGGCCACCAATTCGTCGGAGAACAAGCCGATCCGCTCGGTTGGTCCGACGTTCCTGCCGCAGCAGCAGAAGTAG